The Budorcas taxicolor isolate Tak-1 chromosome 18, Takin1.1, whole genome shotgun sequence genome window below encodes:
- the LIN7B gene encoding protein lin-7 homolog B yields MAALVEPLGLEREVSRAVELLERLQRSGELPPQKLQALQRVLQSRFCSAIREVYEQLYDTLDITGSAEIRAHATAKATVAAFTASEGHAHPRVVELPKTDEGLGFNIMGGKEQNSPIYISRVIPGGVADRHGGLKRGDQLLSVNGVSVEGEQHEKAVELLKAAQGSVKLVVRYTPRVLEEMEARFEKMRSARRRQQHQSYSSLESRG; encoded by the exons ATGGCTGCGCTGGTGGAGCCGCTGGGGCTGGAACGGG aAGTGTCCCGGGCAGTGGAGCTCCTCGAGCGGCTCCAGCGCAGCGGGGAGCTGCCCCCGCAGAAGCTGCAGGCCCTCCAGCGAGTCCTGCAGAGCCGCTTCTGCTCTGCCATCCGGGAG GTGTATGAGCAGCTCTACGACACGCTGGACATCACCGGCAGTGCTGAGATCCGGGCCCACGCCACGGCCAAG GCCACGGTGGCCGCCTTCACAGCCAGTGAGGGCCATGCACATCCCAGGGTAGTGGAACTGCCCAAGACGGACGAGGGCCTGGGCTTCAACATCATGGGGGGCAAGGAGCAGAATTCGCCTATCTACATCTCCCGTGTCATCCCTGGGGGTGTGGCTGACCGCCACGGAGGCCTGAAGCGTGGGGACCAGCTACTGTCAGTCAATGGTGTG AGCGTTGAGGGTGAGCAGCATGAGAAGGCAGTGGAGCTTCTGAAGGCTGCCCAGGGCTCAGTGAAGCTGGTGGTACGCTACACACCTCGAGTGCTGGAGGAGATGGAAGCCCGCTTTGAGAAGATGCGTTCCGCCCGGCGGCGCCAGCAACATCAGAGCTACTC GTCCTTGGAGTCTCGAGGCTGA
- the SNRNP70 gene encoding U1 small nuclear ribonucleoprotein 70 kDa isoform X1 yields the protein MTQFLPPNLLALFAPRDPIPYLPPLEKLPHEKHHNQPYCGIAPYIREFEDPRDAPPPTRAETREERMERKRREKIERRQQEVETELKMWDPHNDPNAQGDAFKTLFVARVNYDTTESKLRREFEVYGPIKRIHMVYSKRSGKPRGYAFIEYEHERDMHSAYKHADGKKIDGRRVLVDVERGRTVKGWRPRRLGGGLGGTRRGGADVNIRHSGRDDTSRYDERPGPSPLPHRDRDRDRERERRERSRERDKERERRRSRSRDRRRRSRSRDKEERRRSRERSKDKDRDRKRRSSRSRERARRERERKEELRGGGGGGGDMAEPSEAGDAPPDDGPPGELGPDGPDGPEEKGRDRDRDRRRSHRSERERRRDRDRDRDREHKRGERGGDRGRDEARGGGGGGQDNGLEGLGNDGRDMYMESEGGDGYLAPENGYLMEAAPE from the exons ATGACCCAGTTCCTGCCGCCCAACCTTCTGGCCCTCTTTGCTCCCCGTGACCCCATCCCATACCTCCCACCCTTGGAGAAACTGCCACATGAAAAACACCACAATCAACCTTACTGTGGCATCGCGCCCTACATCCGAGAGTTTGAG GACCCTCGAGATGCCCCTCCTCCAACTCGAGCAGAAACCCGGGAGGAACGCATGGAGAGGAAG AGACGGGAAAAGATTGAGCGGCGACAGCAGGAAGTCGAGACAGAGCTAAAAATGT GGGACCCTCACAATGATCCCAATGCTCAGGGTGATGCCTTCAAGACTCTCTTCGTGGCTAGAGTG AACTATGACACGACAGAGTCCAAGCTCCGGAGAGAGTTTGAGGTGTATGGACCCATCAAAAGG ATACACATGGTCTACAGTAAGCGGTCGGGAAAGCCCCGGGGCTATGCCTTCATCGAGTACGAACACGAGCGGGACATGCACT CCGCTTACAAGCATGCAGACGGCAagaagattgacggcaggagagtGCTCGTGGACGTGGAGAGGGGCCGCACCGTGAAGGGCTGGAGGCCCCGGCGGCTAG GAGGCGGCCTGGGCGGCACCCGGAGAGGCGGGGCGGACGTCAACATCCGGCACTCAGGCCGGGACGACACCTCCCGCTACGATGAGAG GCCCGGCCCCTCGCCGCTGCCCCACAGGGACCGGGACCGGGACCGCGAGCGGGAGCGCCGGGAGCGAAGCCGCGAGAGAGACAAGGAGCGGGAACGACGACGCTCCCGCTCTCGGGACCGGCGGCGGCGCTCTCGGAGTCGCGACAAGGAGGAGCGGCGGCGCTCCAGGGAGCGGAGCAAGGACAAGGACCGGGACCGCAAGCGGCGCAGCAGCCGGAGCCGGGAGCGGGCGCGGCGGGAGCGGGAGCGCAAGGAGGAGCTGCGCGgaggcggaggcggcggcggcgacatGGCTGAGCCCTCCGAGGCCGGCGACGCGCCCCCGGATGACGGGCCTCCCGGGGAGCTGGGTCCGGACGGCCCGGATGGCCCAGAGGAGAAGGGCCGGGATCGTGACCGGGACCGACGTCGAAGCCACCGCAGCGAGCGGGAGCGGCGCCGGGACCGCGATCGTGACCGGGACCGGGAGCACAAGCGGGGGGAGCGGGGCGGCGATCGGGGCAGGGATGAGGCCCGAGGTGGGGGTGGCGGCGGCCAGGACAACGGGCTCGAGGGTCTGGGCAACGACGGCCGAGACATGTACATGGAGTCCGAGGGAGGCGACGGGTATCTCGCTCCGGAGAACGGGTATTTGATGGAGGCTGCGCCGGAGTGA
- the SNRNP70 gene encoding U1 small nuclear ribonucleoprotein 70 kDa isoform X2 translates to MTQFLPPNLLALFAPRDPIPYLPPLEKLPHEKHHNQPYCGIAPYIREFEDPRDAPPPTRAETREERMERKRREKIERRQQEVETELKMWDPHNDPNAQGDAFKTLFVARVNYDTTESKLRREFEVYGPIKRIHMVYSKRSGKPRGYAFIEYEHERDMHSAYKHADGKKIDGRRVLVDVERGRTVKGWRPRRLGGGLGGTRRGGADVNIRHSGRDDTSRYDERDRDRDRERERRERSRERDKERERRRSRSRDRRRRSRSRDKEERRRSRERSKDKDRDRKRRSSRSRERARRERERKEELRGGGGGGGDMAEPSEAGDAPPDDGPPGELGPDGPDGPEEKGRDRDRDRRRSHRSERERRRDRDRDRDREHKRGERGGDRGRDEARGGGGGGQDNGLEGLGNDGRDMYMESEGGDGYLAPENGYLMEAAPE, encoded by the exons ATGACCCAGTTCCTGCCGCCCAACCTTCTGGCCCTCTTTGCTCCCCGTGACCCCATCCCATACCTCCCACCCTTGGAGAAACTGCCACATGAAAAACACCACAATCAACCTTACTGTGGCATCGCGCCCTACATCCGAGAGTTTGAG GACCCTCGAGATGCCCCTCCTCCAACTCGAGCAGAAACCCGGGAGGAACGCATGGAGAGGAAG AGACGGGAAAAGATTGAGCGGCGACAGCAGGAAGTCGAGACAGAGCTAAAAATGT GGGACCCTCACAATGATCCCAATGCTCAGGGTGATGCCTTCAAGACTCTCTTCGTGGCTAGAGTG AACTATGACACGACAGAGTCCAAGCTCCGGAGAGAGTTTGAGGTGTATGGACCCATCAAAAGG ATACACATGGTCTACAGTAAGCGGTCGGGAAAGCCCCGGGGCTATGCCTTCATCGAGTACGAACACGAGCGGGACATGCACT CCGCTTACAAGCATGCAGACGGCAagaagattgacggcaggagagtGCTCGTGGACGTGGAGAGGGGCCGCACCGTGAAGGGCTGGAGGCCCCGGCGGCTAG GAGGCGGCCTGGGCGGCACCCGGAGAGGCGGGGCGGACGTCAACATCCGGCACTCAGGCCGGGACGACACCTCCCGCTACGATGAGAG GGACCGGGACCGGGACCGCGAGCGGGAGCGCCGGGAGCGAAGCCGCGAGAGAGACAAGGAGCGGGAACGACGACGCTCCCGCTCTCGGGACCGGCGGCGGCGCTCTCGGAGTCGCGACAAGGAGGAGCGGCGGCGCTCCAGGGAGCGGAGCAAGGACAAGGACCGGGACCGCAAGCGGCGCAGCAGCCGGAGCCGGGAGCGGGCGCGGCGGGAGCGGGAGCGCAAGGAGGAGCTGCGCGgaggcggaggcggcggcggcgacatGGCTGAGCCCTCCGAGGCCGGCGACGCGCCCCCGGATGACGGGCCTCCCGGGGAGCTGGGTCCGGACGGCCCGGATGGCCCAGAGGAGAAGGGCCGGGATCGTGACCGGGACCGACGTCGAAGCCACCGCAGCGAGCGGGAGCGGCGCCGGGACCGCGATCGTGACCGGGACCGGGAGCACAAGCGGGGGGAGCGGGGCGGCGATCGGGGCAGGGATGAGGCCCGAGGTGGGGGTGGCGGCGGCCAGGACAACGGGCTCGAGGGTCTGGGCAACGACGGCCGAGACATGTACATGGAGTCCGAGGGAGGCGACGGGTATCTCGCTCCGGAGAACGGGTATTTGATGGAGGCTGCGCCGGAGTGA